A stretch of Oceanispirochaeta sp. DNA encodes these proteins:
- a CDS encoding nitroreductase family protein — protein sequence MSYLELAKKRYSARNFTERSVESKDLEMILEAGRVAPTASNNQPQRLLVIQSEEGLNKLRRAARFFKAPTMIVVCADKREAWVREYDQKDTSDIDASIVTDHMMMAATDLGLNTLWMTWFNPAVIKKEFKIPSHLEPINLLAIGYNGADPKSSDRHSETRKPLSETVFFENF from the coding sequence ATGTCTTATCTTGAATTAGCAAAAAAGCGGTATTCCGCTAGGAATTTTACAGAAAGATCCGTTGAATCCAAAGATCTTGAAATGATCCTTGAAGCCGGAAGAGTGGCGCCCACAGCAAGTAATAATCAGCCCCAGAGGCTTTTAGTGATTCAGAGCGAAGAGGGTCTCAATAAATTACGTAGGGCTGCCAGGTTTTTTAAGGCTCCCACCATGATTGTGGTCTGCGCTGATAAAAGGGAAGCCTGGGTACGGGAGTATGATCAAAAAGACACAAGTGATATTGATGCTTCAATTGTGACGGACCATATGATGATGGCCGCAACCGATCTGGGGCTGAATACCCTCTGGATGACATGGTTCAATCCAGCGGTCATCAAAAAGGAGTTTAAGATTCCTTCACATCTGGAGCCCATCAATTTACTGGCCATCGGGTATAACGGGGCAGATCCAAAGTCTTCGGACAGGCATAGTGAAACACGAAAACCCCTGTCTGAAACTGTTTTTTTTGAAAATTTTTAA
- a CDS encoding amidohydrolase family protein — protein sequence MKQYWLTGGRIADGTGSEIYAGHILIQEDRIIKIQTQPPERDVFQYDCKGALITPGFIDIHSHLDWFTGNEGSSPLILPFLQQGITTAVGGNCGYSVFGFPVSHPYRELLTNNLFRSGKSTLCWKDIDEFADHIQTNGSSLNLLCYVGHGTVRTSIRGYDANPLTDEELTQMLGLLEDNLNMGAAGVSLGLQYEPGIFADKKELKAVAALVASHKKVLAVHPRAASAVSGKYPIKPFGTAHHLLAIQDMIDLAEETGVRLQFSHLIFVGSLSWKSADKALKLFDDAWNRGVDIAFDTFGYSLGASRINVILPEWFRTHLGKNLKNPWAIQRLRLETMAMELVLGFGYEHIRVTNAVHPDWKKYNGMYLSHIARQRKSSQFKTLCDLLRVSDGTAGVLMERYSNPEIMNKMIAHPLSHFQTDAWVEREGVNNPAIYGSLPRIFRLNRENNLLPVEEIVRKMTGAPADRMGIAERGYLKEGYFADLVVLDEQSISDREEKGIPLPPTGIDKVIVNGRVMIEKGLEVSDKSPGRLIR from the coding sequence ATGAAACAGTATTGGCTGACCGGGGGAAGAATCGCAGACGGAACCGGGTCTGAGATCTATGCCGGGCATATTCTGATACAAGAGGACAGAATCATAAAGATTCAGACCCAGCCTCCCGAGAGGGATGTGTTTCAGTATGACTGCAAGGGCGCCCTGATTACTCCGGGATTTATCGATATCCACTCCCATCTGGACTGGTTCACCGGGAATGAAGGCAGCAGCCCCCTGATCCTGCCCTTCCTGCAGCAGGGAATCACCACGGCTGTGGGAGGAAACTGCGGTTACAGCGTTTTCGGATTCCCCGTCTCCCACCCCTACAGAGAACTCTTGACCAATAACCTCTTTCGTTCAGGAAAGTCAACTCTCTGCTGGAAAGATATAGACGAGTTTGCCGATCATATCCAGACAAACGGAAGCTCTCTGAACCTGCTCTGCTATGTGGGACACGGCACTGTCCGAACCTCAATAAGGGGCTATGATGCCAACCCTCTGACTGATGAAGAACTGACACAGATGCTTGGATTGCTGGAAGACAACCTGAATATGGGGGCCGCCGGAGTCTCATTGGGTCTGCAGTATGAACCGGGAATTTTTGCCGACAAAAAAGAGCTTAAGGCCGTAGCCGCACTGGTCGCCTCCCATAAGAAAGTGCTGGCCGTTCATCCCCGGGCAGCTTCTGCTGTCTCGGGTAAGTATCCTATTAAACCATTTGGTACAGCCCACCACCTGCTGGCCATTCAGGATATGATAGATCTGGCAGAAGAAACAGGGGTAAGACTCCAGTTTTCCCATCTCATTTTTGTGGGCTCCCTCAGCTGGAAAAGTGCTGATAAAGCCCTTAAACTATTCGATGATGCCTGGAACAGAGGCGTCGATATTGCCTTTGATACTTTTGGATATTCCCTGGGGGCCAGCCGGATTAATGTCATCCTTCCCGAATGGTTCCGCACCCATCTCGGGAAAAACCTTAAAAACCCCTGGGCAATCCAGCGGCTCCGGTTAGAGACTATGGCGATGGAACTGGTTTTAGGCTTTGGCTATGAACATATCCGGGTGACCAATGCTGTTCATCCCGACTGGAAAAAATACAATGGAATGTACCTTTCTCACATAGCCCGGCAGAGAAAGTCCAGTCAATTCAAGACCCTCTGCGACCTGCTACGGGTGAGTGACGGAACGGCCGGGGTCCTGATGGAACGCTACTCCAACCCTGAGATTATGAACAAAATGATTGCCCACCCCCTGTCCCATTTTCAAACGGATGCCTGGGTAGAACGGGAGGGTGTGAACAATCCGGCCATCTACGGTTCGCTCCCCCGTATTTTCAGGCTCAATCGAGAAAACAATCTGCTCCCGGTGGAAGAGATCGTCAGAAAAATGACCGGGGCTCCCGCCGACAGGATGGGAATTGCCGAACGGGGATACCTCAAAGAGGGTTACTTCGCCGACCTTGTGGTGCTGGATGAACAGAGTATCTCAGACAGAGAAGAAAAGGGAATTCCCCTCCCGCCCACCGGCATCGACAAGGTGATCGTCAATGGCCGGGTGATGATAGAGAAGGGCCTGGAAGTCAGTGATAAGAGTCCGGGGCGGTTAATAAGGTAA
- a CDS encoding ketopantoate reductase family protein, with amino-acid sequence MKTIRSAAVLGAGALGLLYLQSIQKQLGEACYFLAGPERFDSLNRTEFKINSKGIRFHTRNPLLEELKPDLILIAVKNYHMDSILPLLQAASGPSTIILSVLNGISSEGILEAALPGSTVLYAAALGMDAVKIGPDLNFSVKGKILLGSKDNSETEELLRVANFLNSCDIEYQIPQDIHRELWFKWMINIGVNQVSAVCSATYGLFQKEPQLRELMNKAMLETIEVAGAEGIQLGTSDLERWYKLLETLGPDGKTSMLQDIEAGRKTELDSFAGELIRRAGKQGIPVPVNETLYSILKVKEQL; translated from the coding sequence ATGAAAACCATTCGGTCGGCAGCAGTCCTGGGAGCCGGAGCCCTGGGTCTCCTCTATTTACAATCCATTCAAAAACAGTTGGGGGAGGCCTGCTACTTTCTGGCCGGTCCCGAACGTTTCGACTCACTCAATAGGACAGAATTCAAAATCAACTCAAAGGGCATCCGCTTTCATACACGAAATCCTCTCCTGGAGGAGCTCAAACCCGATCTGATCCTGATAGCCGTCAAGAACTATCATATGGATTCCATCCTTCCCCTGCTCCAGGCGGCCTCAGGTCCATCCACCATCATCCTGTCTGTCTTAAACGGCATCAGCAGTGAGGGGATTCTGGAAGCGGCACTGCCCGGGTCTACCGTGCTTTATGCTGCCGCCCTGGGAATGGATGCGGTCAAGATCGGCCCTGATTTGAACTTTTCAGTCAAAGGAAAGATCCTGCTGGGCAGCAAAGACAACAGTGAAACAGAGGAGCTTCTGCGGGTGGCAAACTTCCTGAACTCCTGTGACATAGAATATCAGATCCCACAGGATATTCATAGAGAACTCTGGTTCAAGTGGATGATCAACATCGGGGTGAATCAGGTATCGGCGGTATGCTCCGCGACTTACGGCTTGTTTCAAAAAGAGCCTCAGCTAAGAGAGTTAATGAACAAGGCAATGCTGGAAACGATCGAAGTCGCCGGAGCCGAGGGGATTCAACTCGGAACATCAGACCTGGAACGCTGGTACAAACTGCTGGAGACTCTGGGTCCGGATGGCAAGACCTCCATGCTCCAGGACATAGAAGCCGGAAGGAAAACAGAGCTGGATTCCTTTGCCGGAGAGCTGATCCGCAGAGCCGGAAAACAGGGGATACCCGTACCGGTCAATGAAACCCTTTACAGCATACTAAAGGTTAAAGAACAGCTATGA
- a CDS encoding mannonate dehydratase — protein sequence MKMSLRWFGKGYDSITLEQIRQIPGVGGIVTTLYDQAPGSDWPVEDIRKIKKDVSDAGLSIYGMESVNISDEIKVAHGDRDRHIENYISTLKKLSNEGINMVCYNFMPVFDWTRSELAKVRPDGSTVLAYDQEKVDKIHPKEMFHRMDGESQGFKMPGWEPERMAKVE from the coding sequence ATGAAAATGAGTCTAAGGTGGTTCGGGAAAGGGTATGACAGCATTACCCTGGAACAAATTCGTCAAATTCCCGGTGTGGGTGGGATTGTCACAACCCTTTACGATCAGGCACCCGGTTCGGATTGGCCTGTAGAGGATATCCGGAAGATTAAAAAAGATGTCAGCGATGCAGGTTTGTCCATCTATGGAATGGAGAGCGTTAATATTTCCGATGAGATCAAGGTGGCTCATGGAGACCGGGATCGGCATATAGAAAATTATATCAGCACTCTGAAAAAACTCTCAAACGAGGGTATCAATATGGTGTGCTACAATTTTATGCCCGTCTTTGACTGGACCCGGTCCGAACTGGCCAAGGTCCGTCCCGACGGTTCTACTGTTCTGGCCTACGACCAGGAAAAAGTAGATAAAATACATCCCAAAGAGATGTTTCACAGGATGGATGGTGAATCCCAGGGATTCAAGATGCCCGGTTGGGAACCCGAACGGATGGCCAAGGTAGAAGA